The Gemmatimonadaceae bacterium genome includes a window with the following:
- a CDS encoding VIT1/CCC1 transporter family protein — translation MPPTPTPDLDAFLDHWQDEADAAYLYRVLAGFEADAKKKHIYLELAEVEDRHTTIWAGLLADNGRPVREFRPTARTRLLALLGRWLGPNFLLPMLLAEEGREVRSYLQMHRGTTKGAPGRDESLTLARESAEHASTLGTMAGREGEPWHRAESGGFLRNVVYGFNDGLTANFGLVAGVIGASANNQAHAVIVAGVAGLIADSLSMGSSGYLAAKSEQEVYAHEIAMERDEIALMPEVERDELALIYQAKGMDADSAHALATDVMADPRRMLDEQVQEELGIGERSMSPLREGWVTGTATAVGAFIPVAPFLFWSGTTAIVISFAIAMLSHWLVGAARSVFTGRGVFRSGIDMFVVGLGVAAAGYLVGDWIGRLL, via the coding sequence ATGCCCCCCACCCCAACCCCCGACCTCGACGCATTCCTCGACCACTGGCAGGACGAGGCCGACGCGGCCTACCTGTACCGCGTCCTGGCCGGCTTCGAGGCCGATGCTAAGAAGAAGCACATCTATCTCGAATTGGCGGAGGTCGAGGACCGTCATACCACCATCTGGGCCGGTTTGCTGGCCGACAATGGGCGTCCGGTTCGAGAATTCCGGCCCACGGCGCGCACCCGCCTGCTCGCACTCCTCGGACGCTGGCTGGGGCCGAACTTTCTGCTGCCAATGTTGCTCGCCGAAGAAGGGCGCGAAGTGCGTAGCTACCTCCAGATGCATCGCGGCACCACGAAGGGCGCGCCGGGGCGCGACGAATCGCTGACGCTGGCGCGCGAATCGGCGGAACATGCCAGCACGCTCGGTACGATGGCCGGTCGTGAAGGGGAGCCATGGCACCGTGCCGAGTCGGGCGGATTCTTGCGCAACGTAGTGTATGGGTTCAACGACGGACTCACGGCCAACTTCGGCCTCGTGGCCGGCGTGATCGGCGCCTCGGCGAACAACCAAGCGCACGCGGTGATCGTGGCAGGTGTAGCAGGGCTTATCGCCGACTCGCTGTCCATGGGATCGAGCGGGTACCTGGCGGCGAAGAGCGAGCAGGAAGTATACGCGCACGAGATCGCGATGGAGCGCGACGAGATCGCGCTGATGCCCGAGGTGGAGCGCGACGAGCTCGCGCTCATCTACCAGGCCAAGGGGATGGACGCCGATTCCGCCCACGCGCTGGCCACGGACGTGATGGCCGACCCGCGACGAATGCTCGACGAGCAGGTGCAGGAGGAGTTGGGGATCGGCGAGCGGAGCATGTCGCCGCTGCGCGAGGGGTGGGTGACGGGCACGGCGACAGCCGTGGGCGCGTTCATCCCCGTGGCGCCGTTCCTGTTCTGGTCGGGCACCACGGCTATCGTGATCTCGTTCGCGATCGCCATGCTCTCGCACTGGCTCGTGGGGGCCGCGCGCTCCGTGTTCACTGGACGCGGCGTGTTCCGGTCCGGGATCGATATGTTCGTCGTCGGTCTGGGTGTTGCGGCGGCGGGCTACCTGGTGGGCGATTGGATCGGCCGGCTGCTCTGA
- the pyrE gene encoding orotate phosphoribosyltransferase, which yields MPSHDQLAALLARLSYREGDFTLTSGATSNFYLDAKQVTYHPDGVALVGAAMHAIAREFGAAAIGGPTMGADAIVLCAVYASGGSDRPLTGFVVRKEPKKHGLGKWIEGINPAGQKVAIVDDVITSGGSLLKAAAHVQEAGAEIVVAIGLVDREQGGREAIEAAGFAFRAVCTLSDVRAQFRGAR from the coding sequence ATGCCGTCTCACGATCAACTCGCCGCGTTGCTCGCTCGCCTGTCGTACCGTGAAGGCGACTTCACACTCACCTCGGGCGCCACGAGCAATTTCTACCTCGACGCCAAACAGGTGACCTACCACCCGGACGGCGTGGCGCTTGTCGGCGCGGCGATGCACGCCATCGCGCGCGAGTTCGGTGCGGCGGCGATCGGCGGTCCGACGATGGGCGCCGACGCGATCGTCCTGTGCGCGGTGTACGCGTCCGGCGGCAGCGACCGCCCGCTCACCGGATTCGTTGTGCGCAAGGAGCCCAAGAAGCACGGGCTCGGCAAATGGATCGAAGGAATCAACCCGGCCGGCCAGAAGGTCGCGATCGTGGACGACGTGATCACGTCAGGCGGCTCGCTGCTCAAGGCCGCCGCGCACGTGCAGGAAGCGGGCGCGGAGATCGTCGTTGCGATAGGACTCGTGGATCGCGAACAGGGCGGACGCGAGGCAATCGAAGCCGCGGGGTTCGCCTTCCGCGCCGTGTGCACCCTGTCCGACGTGCGCGCCCAATTCCGCGGCGCGCGATGA
- a CDS encoding 4'-phosphopantetheinyl transferase superfamily protein yields MPSTTPDPLPALSATDIHVWHATLAATPENLSSAAEMLPAHEREKTALVASEAQRARLTLSRAWVRDILARYLSEAPADITIRRSARGKPQVVAKDTDAPLQFSVSHSADHMLVAVTRSDDVGVDLERMTRLADVERIAARFFARGEYDALLALPAEQHADAFFRAWVRKESVVKALGTGIAAAFDGFTVSLGKEVQQEVDVTGITGVDRQHLWVRLLDIGRVDYLAAVAFSQPDSQVRYAEWT; encoded by the coding sequence ATGCCCTCCACCACACCGGATCCCCTTCCCGCCCTCTCCGCCACCGACATCCACGTGTGGCATGCGACCCTTGCGGCCACCCCGGAGAACCTCTCCAGCGCCGCCGAGATGCTCCCGGCCCATGAGCGTGAAAAGACCGCGCTCGTAGCGAGCGAAGCCCAGCGGGCGCGGCTCACGCTGTCGCGCGCCTGGGTGCGCGACATCCTGGCTCGGTACCTGAGCGAGGCGCCTGCGGACATCACCATCCGGCGCTCGGCGCGCGGCAAGCCGCAGGTCGTGGCCAAGGACACCGATGCGCCGCTTCAGTTCAGCGTATCGCACTCGGCCGATCACATGCTCGTGGCTGTCACGCGCTCCGACGATGTGGGGGTGGACCTCGAGCGCATGACGCGGCTGGCCGATGTGGAGCGCATCGCGGCGCGGTTCTTCGCGCGCGGCGAGTACGACGCGCTGCTTGCCCTGCCCGCTGAGCAGCACGCCGACGCGTTCTTCCGAGCCTGGGTCCGCAAGGAGTCGGTGGTGAAGGCGCTCGGCACGGGCATCGCTGCGGCCTTTGACGGCTTCACCGTATCGCTCGGCAAAGAGGTGCAGCAGGAGGTCGACGTCACGGGGATCACCGGCGTCGACCGACAACACCTCTGGGTGCGCCTACTCGACATCGGACGCGTGGATTATCTGGCGGCTGTGGCCTTTTCGCAGCCCGACTCCCAGGTCCGTTACGCCGAGTGGACCTGA
- a CDS encoding PDZ domain-containing protein, whose translation MRNTFCIMLLLTAGTVAPAAAQVTVRTMPGSGVRSLSWTRVLAPTAVIGVTTSAGDARDTLGLLVTDVAAKGPAAKAGIQEGDRIQSINGIDLKLAPIDIGDEEMANAMSNRLTRELGKLTVGDNVSLSVYHNGQVKPVVIKTVSSGDLYGNPAGMMRMAEDNRAMLGVSLSVTGSKRDTLGVLVVAVDDSGPAAKAGLEEGNRLAAINGVNLKVDREDAGDRYVAEARYQRLQKEMAKVKPGDDVTLQVYADGHFKTVHVKATKASELGNAGTTFMFRGDGAPMMQFNVNSQQVRAQVQRAMDQVRQEMQRVRIEAPAPRVRWLDDSAAPAVISKFIPSPEPAPATTAAPEAPAAPSMSALPVIARIRASRAAMMLRPVLASPAPIRIIRF comes from the coding sequence ATGCGCAACACATTCTGCATCATGCTCTTGCTCACGGCCGGCACCGTCGCACCGGCCGCGGCTCAGGTCACCGTTCGTACCATGCCGGGGTCCGGCGTACGTAGCCTCTCGTGGACTCGCGTGCTCGCTCCCACGGCCGTGATCGGAGTGACCACTTCAGCGGGCGACGCGCGCGACACACTGGGTCTCCTCGTGACGGACGTGGCCGCCAAAGGGCCTGCCGCCAAGGCGGGCATCCAGGAAGGCGACCGCATCCAGTCCATAAACGGCATCGATCTCAAGCTCGCACCGATCGACATCGGAGATGAGGAGATGGCCAATGCCATGTCAAACCGGTTGACGCGCGAACTGGGCAAGCTCACGGTTGGCGACAACGTGTCGCTCAGCGTCTACCACAACGGCCAAGTGAAACCGGTGGTCATCAAGACCGTGAGTTCCGGCGATCTGTACGGCAACCCGGCCGGCATGATGCGCATGGCCGAGGACAACCGGGCCATGCTTGGCGTCTCGCTTTCGGTGACCGGCAGCAAACGCGACACCCTCGGCGTGCTCGTTGTTGCCGTGGACGACAGCGGGCCGGCGGCCAAGGCTGGGCTCGAGGAGGGCAATCGACTCGCCGCGATCAACGGCGTGAATCTCAAGGTCGATCGCGAGGACGCCGGCGACCGATACGTGGCCGAGGCGCGTTACCAGCGCCTACAGAAGGAGATGGCCAAGGTCAAACCCGGCGACGACGTGACGCTGCAGGTCTATGCGGACGGTCACTTCAAGACGGTCCACGTGAAGGCCACCAAGGCGTCGGAGCTGGGCAACGCCGGCACCACGTTCATGTTCCGTGGCGACGGAGCCCCGATGATGCAGTTCAACGTGAACAGCCAACAGGTCCGCGCGCAGGTGCAGCGCGCCATGGACCAGGTGCGGCAGGAGATGCAGCGGGTGCGCATCGAAGCCCCGGCGCCCCGCGTGCGCTGGTTGGACGACAGCGCCGCACCGGCGGTGATCAGCAAATTCATCCCGTCGCCGGAACCGGCTCCTGCGACGACGGCCGCTCCGGAGGCTCCTGCGGCGCCGAGCATGTCTGCCCTACCCGTGATCGCCCGGATCCGCGCGTCGCGCGCTGCCATGATGCTCCGGCCTGTGCTCGCTTCCCCGGCACCGATTCGCATCATCAGGTTCTGA
- a CDS encoding DUF1343 domain-containing protein, translating into MTTAHVSRARVALTILFLSATAARAQGTPAPREAGVVPGIEVLLRDSMSLVRGKRVGLITNQTGRDRRGRSDIDLLAHASGVRLVALFAPEHGIRGTAEAGARIASDTDAATGVPIYSLYGAVRAPTPAMLDSVDVLLYDIQDAGVRFYTYVWTMALSADAAGRAHKPFVVLDRPDPLGGSRVTGGVLDTAYRSFVGEYPVALRYGLTPGELLRYLVGTGQVHANVHVIPMDGWHRAMRYDQTGLPWVSPSPNLRSMDALLMYPGTVFFEGTNLSEGRGTESPFLLVGAPWLTDAGAIARELNAMALPGVRFESTACRIDAGQKWGGQTIPMLHVSVVDRDRVRPLEVAAYMLQVIRRRHPTDFKWLLPHMDELAGSDALRKAVDAGTVAALLPVLDAQSRAFERAAERYRIYR; encoded by the coding sequence GTGACCACTGCTCACGTTTCGCGCGCGCGGGTCGCGCTGACGATCCTGTTCCTGAGCGCGACGGCGGCGCGCGCGCAGGGCACGCCGGCGCCGCGCGAGGCCGGCGTGGTGCCCGGCATCGAAGTCCTGCTGCGCGATTCGATGTCCCTCGTGCGTGGCAAGCGCGTGGGGCTCATCACCAATCAGACTGGCCGCGACCGGCGGGGCCGCAGCGACATCGACCTGCTCGCGCATGCGTCGGGCGTGCGGCTCGTAGCGCTGTTCGCGCCCGAACACGGCATCCGGGGGACGGCCGAGGCCGGGGCACGCATCGCGTCGGACACCGATGCGGCCACCGGAGTCCCCATCTACTCGCTCTATGGGGCCGTGCGCGCTCCCACACCAGCTATGCTCGACAGTGTGGACGTGCTGCTATATGACATTCAAGATGCTGGCGTCCGCTTCTACACGTACGTATGGACCATGGCGTTGTCGGCCGATGCCGCGGGACGGGCGCACAAGCCCTTTGTGGTGCTCGACCGGCCCGATCCTCTCGGCGGGAGCCGGGTTACGGGTGGCGTGCTCGACACGGCATACCGCTCGTTCGTAGGGGAATATCCGGTGGCCCTGCGGTACGGCCTCACCCCGGGCGAGTTGCTGCGCTACCTCGTGGGTACCGGGCAGGTGCATGCCAACGTGCACGTGATTCCGATGGACGGCTGGCACCGGGCCATGCGGTACGATCAGACGGGGCTGCCATGGGTGAGCCCATCGCCGAACCTCCGCTCGATGGACGCCCTGCTGATGTATCCCGGAACCGTGTTCTTCGAAGGCACGAATCTGAGCGAGGGGCGCGGCACCGAGTCGCCATTTCTACTCGTAGGTGCGCCGTGGCTCACCGATGCCGGAGCGATCGCACGGGAACTGAACGCCATGGCGCTGCCGGGCGTGCGGTTCGAGTCCACGGCTTGCAGAATCGATGCTGGCCAGAAGTGGGGCGGCCAAACGATCCCGATGCTCCATGTTTCAGTGGTCGATCGCGACCGCGTGCGGCCCTTGGAGGTCGCCGCGTACATGCTGCAGGTCATTCGCCGCCGGCATCCCACCGATTTCAAATGGCTGCTGCCGCATATGGACGAGCTGGCCGGGTCCGACGCGTTGCGCAAGGCCGTTGACGCAGGCACAGTGGCCGCGCTGCTGCCCGTGTTGGATGCCCAGTCACGTGCATTCGAACGGGCGGCGGAACGCTACCGGATCTACCGCTGA
- the leuS gene encoding leucine--tRNA ligase: MTDTNHTPTTDLPAAYEPTVVERKWQARWDERGTNHTDLSGANPYYTLMMFPYPSAEGLHVGNLFAFTGNDIHGRYQRMRGHTVFEPLGYDAFGIHSENYALKVGVHPLELIPRNIANFRRQLRRAGLMVDWRYELSTTDASYYKWTQWLFLQLYKRGLAYKKQAAVNWCPYDKTVLANEQVINGACERCGTLVEQRFLEQWFFRITDYAGRLLDNLGALDWSESTKTAQRNWIGKSEGAELAFRVQDLMEFAGSATVSGGGLSGEVVSTPVDIRVFTTRADTIFGATFLVVAPEHPLVDLVTTDEQRVEVEAYRAATAKQDIVTRKVNKDKTGVFTGAYAINAATREPIPIWTADYVLMEYGTGAIMAVPGHDERDHEFALKFGLPIVRVVGADPHDTAPPMDAAFTDNVNGVLVNSGRFNGLTVPEAKLTIVKWLTEHGAARAVVNYRLHDWCISRQRYWGPPIPIIYCDACGPVPVPEQDLPVVLPPLENFRPDDSGVSPLARDASWYRVSCPQCGAPARRETDVSDTFLDSSWYFLRYPSADRDDVAFDPEITRHWLPVNSYIGGNEHAVLHLLYSRFITMVLHDAGLLGFEEPFTRFRAHGTIVREGAKMSKSRGNVVNPDEYVERWGADSFRTYLMFLGPYEEGGDFRDQSISGVRRFLDRLWTSVHEAARDGEADPAVMRKVHQTIGKVTDDIPALSYNTAVAAMMECVNTIRAHDRTPHVREVEPLVQLVAPFAPHVAEELWEILGHARSVFDDGWPAFDAALATEESVTVAVQVNGKTRGTVQVPKDAEQPAALEAALAEPNIAKFVTGSPRKVIYVKNRLLNLVV, encoded by the coding sequence ATGACCGATACGAATCACACGCCTACGACCGATCTTCCGGCCGCGTACGAGCCTACCGTTGTGGAACGGAAGTGGCAGGCGCGCTGGGACGAGCGCGGCACGAACCACACCGACCTCTCAGGCGCGAATCCGTACTACACGCTCATGATGTTCCCCTATCCGTCGGCTGAGGGGCTGCACGTGGGGAACTTGTTCGCGTTCACCGGCAACGACATTCACGGCCGCTACCAGCGCATGCGCGGCCACACCGTGTTCGAGCCACTGGGCTACGACGCGTTCGGCATCCACTCGGAGAACTACGCCCTCAAAGTCGGGGTGCATCCGCTGGAGCTGATCCCACGCAACATCGCCAACTTCCGGCGTCAGCTGCGCCGGGCGGGCCTCATGGTGGACTGGCGCTACGAGCTGTCCACGACCGATGCGTCGTACTACAAGTGGACGCAGTGGCTGTTCTTGCAGCTGTACAAACGCGGGCTGGCGTACAAGAAGCAGGCGGCCGTAAACTGGTGTCCGTACGACAAGACCGTGCTGGCCAACGAGCAGGTGATCAACGGCGCGTGCGAGCGGTGCGGCACGCTGGTGGAGCAGCGGTTCCTGGAGCAGTGGTTCTTCCGGATTACCGATTATGCGGGGCGCCTGCTCGACAACCTCGGCGCGCTCGACTGGTCGGAGAGCACCAAGACGGCGCAGCGCAACTGGATCGGCAAGTCGGAGGGTGCCGAACTGGCGTTTCGGGTGCAGGATCTGATGGAGTTCGCGGGGAGCGCAACGGTCAGCGGCGGCGGGCTGAGCGGCGAGGTGGTTTCGACGCCGGTGGACATCCGCGTGTTCACCACGCGCGCCGACACGATCTTCGGCGCGACGTTCCTGGTGGTGGCGCCTGAGCATCCGCTGGTCGATCTCGTCACCACCGACGAACAGCGCGTCGAGGTCGAAGCCTACCGTGCGGCCACCGCCAAGCAGGACATCGTCACCCGCAAGGTGAACAAGGACAAGACGGGCGTGTTCACGGGCGCGTACGCGATCAACGCGGCTACCCGTGAGCCGATTCCGATCTGGACGGCCGACTACGTGCTGATGGAGTACGGTACCGGCGCGATCATGGCTGTGCCGGGCCACGACGAGCGCGATCACGAGTTCGCCCTCAAGTTCGGGCTGCCAATCGTGCGCGTGGTGGGCGCCGACCCGCACGACACGGCCCCCCCGATGGACGCCGCGTTCACCGACAACGTGAATGGCGTTCTGGTGAATTCGGGAAGATTCAATGGGCTCACCGTGCCCGAGGCGAAGCTCACCATCGTGAAGTGGCTCACGGAGCACGGCGCCGCACGGGCGGTGGTGAACTACCGGCTGCACGACTGGTGCATCTCGCGGCAGCGGTACTGGGGCCCGCCCATCCCGATCATCTACTGCGACGCGTGCGGCCCGGTGCCGGTGCCGGAACAGGATCTCCCGGTGGTGCTGCCGCCGTTGGAGAACTTCCGCCCCGACGACTCGGGCGTCTCGCCGCTGGCCCGGGACGCGTCGTGGTACCGTGTGTCGTGCCCGCAGTGCGGCGCGCCGGCGCGTCGCGAGACGGACGTGTCGGACACCTTCCTCGACAGTTCGTGGTACTTCCTGCGCTATCCCAGCGCCGATCGCGACGACGTGGCCTTCGACCCCGAGATCACCAGGCACTGGCTGCCCGTGAACTCGTACATCGGCGGCAACGAGCACGCCGTGCTGCACCTCTTGTACTCGCGCTTCATCACGATGGTGCTGCACGATGCCGGGCTGCTCGGCTTCGAGGAGCCGTTCACGCGCTTTCGGGCCCACGGCACGATTGTGCGCGAAGGCGCCAAGATGTCGAAGAGCCGCGGCAATGTGGTGAACCCCGACGAATACGTGGAGCGGTGGGGGGCCGACTCGTTCCGCACCTACCTCATGTTCCTGGGGCCGTACGAAGAGGGCGGCGACTTCCGCGATCAGAGCATCTCCGGAGTGCGACGGTTCCTCGACCGGTTGTGGACGTCGGTGCACGAGGCGGCGCGCGACGGCGAAGCCGACCCCGCCGTTATGCGCAAGGTGCACCAGACGATCGGCAAGGTGACCGACGACATCCCGGCGCTCAGCTACAACACGGCCGTGGCCGCGATGATGGAGTGCGTGAACACGATCCGCGCCCACGACCGCACACCCCACGTGCGCGAGGTGGAACCACTGGTGCAACTCGTGGCGCCGTTCGCGCCGCACGTGGCCGAAGAGTTGTGGGAAATCCTTGGCCATGCGCGTAGCGTGTTCGACGACGGCTGGCCCGCATTCGACGCCGCTCTGGCAACCGAGGAATCGGTGACCGTGGCCGTCCAAGTGAACGGCAAGACCCGCGGCACCGTCCAGGTGCCCAAGGACGCTGAGCAGCCGGCGGCGCTGGAAGCGGCCCTGGCCGAGCCGAACATCGCCAAATTCGTTACGGGATCACCCAGGAAGGTGATCTACGTGAAGAACCGCCTGCTCAATCTGGTAGTGTAG
- a CDS encoding threonine dehydratase, translated as MTPPPALPTFGELEAADRLVRAVMPATPQYRWPLLDRLVGTAIWVKHENFTPVGAFKIRGGLVYMDRLRRAMPGAEGVVTATRGNHGQSVAFAAARYGFKAAVVVPHGNSREKNDAMRALGAELIEFGDDFQDALEHAVEVAEQRGWHRMPSFDTALAAGVGTYAMEFLRAVPELQTVYVPIGLGSGICGMLSAMYALNRDVEVVGVVSAAAPAYKRSLEGAESVSCAVSTQIADGVACRTPNAAALGLMRGRVARVVEISDAGVERAMRDIFRATHNVVEGAGALGLAAAMKERDALRGRTVGIVFTGANVDSDVFARVLASG; from the coding sequence ATGACGCCGCCCCCTGCGCTCCCCACGTTCGGCGAACTGGAAGCCGCCGACCGCCTCGTCAGGGCGGTGATGCCGGCCACGCCGCAGTACCGGTGGCCCCTGCTCGACCGGCTGGTGGGCACCGCGATATGGGTGAAGCACGAGAACTTCACGCCGGTGGGCGCGTTCAAGATCCGCGGCGGGCTGGTGTACATGGACCGCCTGCGGCGCGCCATGCCCGGCGCCGAGGGCGTGGTGACGGCGACGCGCGGCAATCACGGGCAGTCGGTGGCGTTCGCCGCGGCACGGTACGGCTTCAAGGCCGCCGTGGTGGTCCCCCACGGGAACAGCCGCGAGAAGAACGACGCGATGCGCGCCCTCGGCGCCGAGTTGATCGAGTTCGGCGACGATTTTCAGGACGCGCTCGAGCACGCGGTGGAAGTTGCCGAGCAGCGCGGCTGGCACCGAATGCCGTCGTTCGACACGGCGCTCGCGGCCGGCGTTGGCACGTACGCCATGGAGTTCCTGCGCGCGGTGCCCGAGTTGCAGACGGTGTACGTTCCCATCGGCTTGGGTTCCGGCATCTGCGGTATGCTCTCGGCAATGTACGCGCTCAACCGGGACGTCGAAGTGGTGGGCGTGGTCTCGGCGGCGGCGCCCGCGTACAAACGGTCGCTGGAGGGCGCGGAGTCGGTGTCGTGCGCCGTGAGTACGCAGATCGCCGATGGGGTCGCGTGCCGCACGCCCAACGCGGCCGCGTTGGGCCTCATGCGCGGCCGAGTGGCGCGCGTGGTCGAGATTTCGGACGCCGGGGTCGAGCGGGCGATGCGCGACATCTTCCGCGCCACGCACAACGTGGTGGAAGGCGCCGGCGCGTTGGGGCTGGCCGCGGCCATGAAGGAGCGCGATGCCTTGCGCGGCCGCACGGTGGGAATCGTGTTCACCGGCGCCAACGTGGACTCGGACGTGTTCGCACGCGTGCTCGCGTCCGGGTAG
- a CDS encoding methyl-accepting chemotaxis protein — MPPSRPPSPTPVTTGATPEAFAPGSALSIRFVPLTALAAALILVTLGMVVSGEVASALRGRADGHLQTVAKQYAALAQVAAATRPQASPDLTADPALRTTLQDVFATASASEIEVELADSAGHPLISSRDATSSDLQAFARAASTGGDTVFTVVTSRGQERVALATANLGRWVVLAHETPATATYRDVRETIVAVGAFLFLIIVGIGFAVERLVNQHIRRPAMELAVLAEAVAAGNLTARVPTVRSTDEIERLARALGAMVGELARLARVLSASAGDTATMSVQITASSEQMAGSAAQIAQTASDLSKQSEQMAESVQSLAASSDSLGPLVEQLNAGAHEGVERNGRLRELALENRRLMDDSTNALATLTSDVAATAATVRALVEASQEIRTFVALVQSLARHSKLLALNAAMEAARAGDQGEGFAVVAAEVRRLSAMSSDAAERAHRVVTGVLTGVERSSEGMERMAATARGVQRATEQASASFAHLEASVAELETWTSSIERTAAGTDALVRDMSERLVMITRGTESFAAAMQQVAAASEEQSASTQEIVAAAATMAHAAERLSTLVSNLRIGRSKRSEGTPARGTAPGRTS; from the coding sequence ATGCCCCCTTCACGTCCGCCCTCGCCCACGCCCGTGACCACGGGAGCCACGCCGGAAGCGTTCGCGCCCGGAAGCGCGCTCTCCATCCGGTTCGTGCCCCTCACGGCGCTCGCCGCGGCATTGATCCTCGTGACCCTGGGAATGGTCGTCAGCGGCGAGGTCGCGTCGGCGCTTCGTGGCCGGGCGGACGGGCACCTGCAGACCGTAGCCAAGCAATACGCGGCGCTGGCGCAGGTGGCGGCGGCAACCCGGCCCCAGGCCAGCCCCGACCTCACCGCCGATCCGGCTCTTCGAACCACCCTCCAGGATGTGTTCGCGACGGCGTCGGCCTCGGAGATCGAAGTAGAACTGGCCGACTCGGCGGGCCATCCGCTCATCAGTTCGCGCGACGCGACGAGCAGTGATCTGCAGGCGTTCGCGAGGGCCGCGAGCACCGGCGGTGACACCGTCTTCACCGTAGTCACGTCGCGCGGCCAGGAGCGCGTGGCGCTGGCCACCGCCAACCTCGGCCGGTGGGTGGTGCTCGCCCACGAAACGCCCGCCACCGCCACGTATCGCGACGTCCGCGAGACGATCGTCGCCGTTGGTGCTTTCCTCTTCCTGATCATCGTCGGCATCGGATTCGCCGTCGAGCGGCTGGTGAACCAGCACATCCGCCGCCCGGCCATGGAACTCGCGGTGCTCGCCGAAGCCGTGGCCGCCGGCAATCTCACCGCGCGCGTGCCCACCGTGCGGTCCACCGACGAGATCGAGCGGCTGGCGCGCGCACTGGGCGCGATGGTCGGCGAACTCGCGCGGCTCGCCCGGGTGCTCAGCGCTTCGGCTGGCGACACGGCCACGATGTCGGTTCAGATCACCGCCAGTTCGGAACAGATGGCGGGCTCGGCGGCCCAGATCGCACAGACAGCCAGCGACCTCAGCAAGCAATCAGAGCAGATGGCCGAGTCGGTGCAGTCGCTTGCCGCGTCGTCGGACAGTCTCGGACCGCTCGTCGAGCAACTGAACGCCGGCGCGCATGAAGGTGTAGAGCGGAACGGGCGCCTGCGCGAGCTCGCGCTGGAGAACCGGCGGCTGATGGATGACAGCACGAACGCGCTCGCTACACTCACCAGCGACGTGGCCGCCACCGCCGCGACGGTGCGCGCTTTGGTGGAGGCATCACAAGAGATCCGCACCTTCGTCGCGCTGGTACAATCACTGGCCCGCCACTCCAAGCTGCTCGCCCTCAATGCCGCCATGGAGGCGGCCCGCGCCGGCGATCAGGGCGAGGGTTTCGCCGTGGTCGCCGCCGAGGTGCGCCGCCTCTCAGCCATGTCGTCCGACGCCGCCGAGCGCGCGCACCGCGTGGTGACCGGAGTGCTCACGGGCGTCGAACGATCGAGTGAAGGCATGGAGCGCATGGCGGCCACGGCTCGAGGCGTGCAGCGCGCCACCGAGCAGGCGTCGGCATCGTTTGCGCATCTCGAGGCGAGCGTGGCCGAATTGGAGACGTGGACGTCGTCGATCGAGCGCACGGCGGCCGGCACCGACGCGCTGGTACGCGACATGAGCGAGCGACTGGTGATGATCACCCGCGGAACGGAGTCGTTTGCCGCCGCCATGCAGCAGGTGGCTGCGGCAAGCGAGGAGCAGAGCGCCAGCACGCAGGAGATCGTGGCGGCGGCCGCCACCATGGCGCACGCCGCCGAGCGCCTATCGACGCTGGTGTCGAACCTGCGCATCGGCAGGAGCAAGCGCAGCGAGGGCACGCCCGCGCGGGGCACTGCGCCGGGGCGGACGAGCTGA